ACCACAATGCAAAGATTTAAAAGCCATTTACAATCAAATACTAGTAGGATTAATAAATAGGAGAAAACAGTTGATATGAATATAGAAAAATACATTGAATATCAAAATTGAAATACATTCATCTCTGTTTCACCCGATGAAGGTCTAAGGACCAGAACGTTCAGACTGAAGGTGTGTGAGCCTTCACAGTCAACACGCTCTTAGCAAACCATTTTACCACGCCTTGAGTCTTTACACAGCCTTGATTCAACTGTATAgtcaacattattattattcattcattcagttgcACAtattttcaattcatttttcCCTCTGTATGCTACAGAGGGAAACATTTTAgatttacagtttatgatgtTTGATGCTACTCATCTGCTTGGCCCTCTGTCTTGTTGTTCCATCTTACCGAGCGGCCCCACCAGTCTCAGGCCAGCCAGAGGGTTGAAGGGCGTGAACATGGCCCCGAGGGCTTTGATCCACACCGGGATGGGCCGGTCGGCCTCTGCTGTGTCCGGGCGCTCAGGGAAACCCCAGGGCTCCACCAGCACAATGTGCTTCACTCTGCAGGACACAGACGCAGACACAGACGCAGACGCAGATGtacacgcacacgcagacacacaggcacacagacacacaggcacacagacacacaggcacacagacacacaggaacagacacacagacacacagacacacaggaacacacacacaggcacacagacacacaggaacagacacacaggaacagacacacaggcacacagacacacaggcccacagacacacaggaacagacacacagacacacagacacacaggcacacagacacacaggcacacaggcacacaggcacacagacacacaggcatacagacacacagtatgaaatataatataattatttacaATAACGCCAGGAATGCTACCACCACTGACAAAAAACTGAGCGCATGAAGCAGTCCACTTAGCGCCTGTTTTTAATATCAAAAAGCAAGTTGTGAGCAGAAAAGTTCATTAAACTGGGAGGGAAGGTTGTTGTTTCAGTTTGCCCTCCAGATAACGTGGCTGAGTGCAACCTGTCTTATTGGCTGTAGTGATGTCGCCATGCTCCCAGATCTAAGCGATTACTTTGGTGAATACAATGCAACCAATAGTAATGATGACCAAAGCTATGAAAATAGCAGAATTATACTTTAAGAATGAATAAATACCGGCACAGACACTGGAGGACACGATGGACACGCTGCACACAAACAACCCAAAATCTCCATTACACACCGCCTCTCTCTTTAGGCCATAACATGAACGGTGAGCAGCATTCAGCCTGAATAAGCAAGGACACACATCCCTGATGGAAAGCATGTCGCGGCTGTTTGGAACACTGAGATAACAATAAGAGGACAGGATGAGGCATTTTAGCATTACTCATGAAGGAGGCTGATAAGAGATCTCCCTTGGGGAGAGATACATCAGAGAGGCTGTTTTCACTTTGCTACGACATGGTCGTCCTGTTCCTACACTCATGTTTACACTTAAAGGCAGAACCATCCAGTCACGGTCACTTCTCTCCTTCTGGGCAGGGCCTGCCTCTTTCTTCCTTGGTCTATGAGCAGCCACGATAAAAGGATCACTCTCTCTACTCAAGGTCCACTTTTCTCACTTCTTATGGGACTGTGGACCGCATCACATGGCCTTCTTCAGCAGATTGAACCTGCGGTAACTGATGTTTTGGCAGTGGAAAGTTGTGAACCCAACATTGACATATCTTTGCTGATTTTCAAGTAGGTGTGTATCAGAACAATGTTGATAGTATGTGTAACTGAACTCTGGTAACCTTCCCCACATCTCGCCGCTCACAGGCCAGCAGGAAAACGCCAAGTGACGCGTTTGACGCCAAAGGCGTATATGATGAAATATAAACTaagattctgttactgcattGCCTAGTTCTCGCCTcacatgttttcagaaacacattgcaGCTCATCGTTTAACTGTAATATGGGATCATTTGTTCCCAGCCGGCCGCCATGTTGCTCTCTGTGACGTGATGTCTGAATGAATGACTCATGCCAAAGATCATTATGTGCTTTTCAATCATCATCACAAAACCCAAACATCCTCTGGGTCCTGCTTCCACAGATGTTTAGAACATCTTAAAGTGAATATTTGTTTTACCTTTCTGTGATAATGATCGCAATATTCATTTTGTCTCCATCACCCCTTCACCAACAATTAAAACGGTGAGCTCCTATAGAAAGTGCATAACAAAAGATGAATCTAATAAATCATCATAACCTGCCATGCTCAACCTCTCAGCTCATATCAAAAGATCAGcaccaaaaaataaaagatccctttgaaatgaaaaacaacccAATCCCACCTGCTGGGGTATCTGATGGCGTAAGACACAGCCAGGTATCCTCCCAGGTTGTGTCCCAGCAGGATCATGGACTCCAGACCCACTTCAGCCCTCCACTGCTCTATAGACTCCACAAACTGGTCCTCTGGCCCCTGGGCGTCTGTGCAGAACTGCGGCCGGCTGCTCCGTCCGAAGCCCAGCAGGTCCATGGCCCAGATGGGCCGGCGCTGGGACAGAGCGTCCAGGTTCTGAGCCCACAGGCCCACGCCTCCTCCGAACCCATGGAGCAGAACCATGGGGGTTCTGTCTTTGACACGGTCACTGCTAAAGGTCAGAGTCCACAGCTGGTTGCCGTTAGCGATGGGGACGTATTGTTTGGAGAAAGCGCTTTCTACACCTGAAAAGAAAGCGAAGAGCAATGAAAGAGAGGAACGTAGAGCTAACCAAGGCCAATGTGTGATTGTTTCTTTCGACTGAAATATGTGTATGTCGTTATTTTCATAGAATAAACTGATGTGACACGCCCTCGTCGCGGCGGAAACGGTCAACTTTGTAACAATCCAGTATGACGTTAGTGATTGTATGGCGATGGTGGCAGTTCCTTCACACTGTACAAATATACTTTACAGTAGAAAGTTGCACCGTGCAATCATTCCTCTCTTCAGCGATGGATGGAAACTAAAAGTTAGAGAAGCTGTCCTTACATCGCAGCATCCTGTCCTCTGCAGTCTGGAGCTGGAGGCTAGAGGTGGGACACCATGACGGCAGCCAGCTGGGGATCCAGcaccacctacacacacacacacacacacacacacacacacacacacacacacacacacacacacacacacacacacacacacacacacacacacacacacacaaaaaccgaGGAATACAACTTTAAAAGTATATTAAACAGAGCATATAGCAGCCTGAGGACTGAAAGTTAGCATGTATCGTGTTTAAGTGTGTCCCATCTGATCTCAGATCATCGCCAGCTGCTCAGTGTGGTGTGGGGGCTCTGTGTAAAGCAGAGAGGACTCCCCCACCCATAGGAAGGCTCTGTGTAAAGCAGAGAGGACTCCCCCACCCATAGGAAGGCTCTGTGTAAAGCAGAGAGGACTCCATAGGCTTGCTGTGTTTACGTAGTGTGCTCTCCACTGGAGATATAAAGTAAGTCAAATAGCAGACTTTATTTCCAACAGAATGTTACTCATTACATATTAGTTCATCAGGCTGTGAAGCCTCTGTGCGACCATGTGTGGAGACGTCAATATGATAAAGGAAAAGCAGAAGGCCAGCAGACCCCGAagctccacacacacaactcCATGTTCTCCAGTCACATGGTATCCCCTACGCGTCACACAAcctatatcatcatcatcatcatcattataacAATGTCCCGGACCCTGACTGGATCTCTGCCTTACCTGCACCATCACTTACAGTAGAAATCCACAGGTTTAAGCCAAATGAGCCTTTATCATAAACAATATATTATTTAAGTTATTAGTGTGTATTACCTTTTCTGATGTCTGATGTAAGAtgattgttgtttatgtgcCGACTCATGTCTGTGGTTTAGACTTAACACCTCGACCAGTACAGAtgagaggtgtttctaatatttcgTCTACCCCAGAGGCCGACTTTGTCCCTTTAGTAGTAACATGAAATCAGACTTTCCTTCCCAGCAAAAGTGCCcaagtttctgtttgtttttcaatgCCTCCCTCTATTTCTACCCGAGTCTTATTTCACACACTGGATCAGACACTttatatgggggggggggggattcccAGAATCAGTAAAACTATTTCCCAGAGACTAACAAACTGTGGCCTCCTCGCGCTCCCTTATGATATGCACTATTACTGGGCTGCTA
This sequence is a window from Sander vitreus isolate 19-12246 chromosome 6, sanVit1, whole genome shotgun sequence. Protein-coding genes within it:
- the abhd5a gene encoding 1-acylglycerol-3-phosphate O-acyltransferase ABHD5 isoform X3, which translates into the protein MAEQAVTANTGLVQRVMSVVGAHSLVSSVWGYVDATVKWCWIPSWLPSWCPTSSLQLQTAEDRMLRCVESAFSKQYVPIANGNQLWTLTFSSDRVKDRTPMVLLHGFGGGVGLWAQNLDALSQRRPIWAMDLLGFGRSSRPQFCTDAQGPEDQFVESIEQWRAEVGLESMILLGHNLGGYLAVSYAIRYPSRVKHIVLVEPWGFPERPDTAEADRPIPVWIKALGAMFTPFNPLAGLRLVGPLGPTLVQTLRPDFKRKFCSMFSDNTVSEYIYHLNVQNPSGETAFKNMTNSFGWATRPMLQRMDQLEPKIPMAIIYGSRSSIDSSAGSSIKESRPHSDVEITTIRGAGHYVYADQPEDFNHTVLQVCDQVD
- the abhd5a gene encoding 1-acylglycerol-3-phosphate O-acyltransferase ABHD5 isoform X1, with product MLSSWVEDSSSDPFPRVLVQRVMSVVGAHSLVSSVWGYVDATVKWCWIPSWLPSWCPTSSLQLQTAEDRMLRCVESAFSKQYVPIANGNQLWTLTFSSDRVKDRTPMVLLHGFGGGVGLWAQNLDALSQRRPIWAMDLLGFGRSSRPQFCTDAQGPEDQFVESIEQWRAEVGLESMILLGHNLGGYLAVSYAIRYPSRVKHIVLVEPWGFPERPDTAEADRPIPVWIKALGAMFTPFNPLAGLRLVGPLGPTLVQTLRPDFKRKFCSMFSDNTVSEYIYHLNVQNPSGETAFKNMTNSFGWATRPMLQRMDQLEPKIPMAIIYGSRSSIDSSAGSSIKESRPHSDVEITTIRGAGHYVYADQPEDFNHTVLQVCDQVD
- the abhd5a gene encoding 1-acylglycerol-3-phosphate O-acyltransferase ABHD5 isoform X2, encoding MVQIESRQWWNVTKLVQRVMSVVGAHSLVSSVWGYVDATVKWCWIPSWLPSWCPTSSLQLQTAEDRMLRCVESAFSKQYVPIANGNQLWTLTFSSDRVKDRTPMVLLHGFGGGVGLWAQNLDALSQRRPIWAMDLLGFGRSSRPQFCTDAQGPEDQFVESIEQWRAEVGLESMILLGHNLGGYLAVSYAIRYPSRVKHIVLVEPWGFPERPDTAEADRPIPVWIKALGAMFTPFNPLAGLRLVGPLGPTLVQTLRPDFKRKFCSMFSDNTVSEYIYHLNVQNPSGETAFKNMTNSFGWATRPMLQRMDQLEPKIPMAIIYGSRSSIDSSAGSSIKESRPHSDVEITTIRGAGHYVYADQPEDFNHTVLQVCDQVD
- the abhd5a gene encoding 1-acylglycerol-3-phosphate O-acyltransferase ABHD5 isoform X4, whose amino-acid sequence is MLRLVQRVMSVVGAHSLVSSVWGYVDATVKWCWIPSWLPSWCPTSSLQLQTAEDRMLRCVESAFSKQYVPIANGNQLWTLTFSSDRVKDRTPMVLLHGFGGGVGLWAQNLDALSQRRPIWAMDLLGFGRSSRPQFCTDAQGPEDQFVESIEQWRAEVGLESMILLGHNLGGYLAVSYAIRYPSRVKHIVLVEPWGFPERPDTAEADRPIPVWIKALGAMFTPFNPLAGLRLVGPLGPTLVQTLRPDFKRKFCSMFSDNTVSEYIYHLNVQNPSGETAFKNMTNSFGWATRPMLQRMDQLEPKIPMAIIYGSRSSIDSSAGSSIKESRPHSDVEITTIRGAGHYVYADQPEDFNHTVLQVCDQVD